The Raphanus sativus cultivar WK10039 chromosome 2, ASM80110v3, whole genome shotgun sequence genome includes a region encoding these proteins:
- the LOC108843500 gene encoding disease resistance protein RPP2B-like — protein MSIVVFSENYANSTWCLEELWKIMQCREKCGHGVIPIFYKVKKFDVENQKGSFEAPFKNPKESLKGDGQKVGAWKEALRAASNILGFVLPEERPESEFVEKIAKETFRMLNDLSPCEISGFPGIESRSKELEDLLMFDNENCVRAIGVLGMTGIGKTTVADSVYKRSHRQFDGYCFLEDVDKELEWHTLSHLREKLLCKLLDEDDLDVRALGRLEDFLRNKKVFIVLDNVTKENQVKDLIGPLEQYRKGSRIVITTRDKKLLQNNTDATYLVPRLNDREALELFSLGAFPDNLYPTEEYLDLSNKFVYYAKGHPSALKLLGSGLCQKEKTYWMEKWERLRVMPDKEIQKELKRSYEELDDEQRSIFLDIACFFRSEKADFVSSILKSDRVNAAAVMRELEEKCLVTISYNRLEMHDLMHAMGKEIGCESSIRRAGKRSRLWNHKDIRHVLEQRTGTECVRGIFFNMSNVEKIKLSPDVFMRMSNLKFLKFHNSHCSQWCDNDHKFQFCEGLDHFPDELVYLHWQGYPYNCLPSEFNPEELVDLNLRYSHIKQLWETEKNTENLRWVDLSHSKGLLNLSGLSKAKNLERLDLEGCTNLAALSSSIEQMNKLIYLNLRECTSLESLPEGINLKSLKTLILSGCSNLQKFQIISENIESLYLEGSAIEQVVEHIESLCNLILLNLKNCRRLKSLPNDLYKMKSLQELILSGCSALDSLPPIKEEMECLEILLMDGTSIRQTPERICLSKLKLFSFCGSSIKDSTWLVLLPFSGDSFLSDLYLTNCNIYKLPDNFSSFHSLRCLCLSRNNIETLPESIEKLYSLLLLDLKHCQKLHSLPVLPPNLQYVDAHGCASLEKVAKPVTLPLVTERMHTTFIFTDCFKLNRAEQESIVDQAQLKSQLLARTSLQHNHKGPVTDPLVAVCFPGSDIPSCFCNQRMGSSIETDLVSHWCNSKFIGVSLCVVVSFKDHESYYANGLSVRCKCNFKNQNGQSISFSFCLGGWNESCGSSCHEPRKLGTDHVFISYNKCNVPVSRWSEESNDGNRCRPTSGTFEFYLTDDTERKLESCKVIRCGMSLLYAPDENDRGFQGTRVTDIVERTSSEAFVPVKGLSQSQAGERRNGIIRDEIVSVCSKPGGHFGHEIN, from the exons ATGTCCATCGTCGTCTTCTCGGAGAACTACGCCAACTCCACCTGGTGCTTGGAGGAACTCTGGAAGATAATGCAGTGCAGGGAGAAATGCGGTCATGGTGTGATACCCATCTTTTACAAAGTCAAGAAGTTTGATGTGGAGAATCAGAAAGGGAGCTTTGAGGCTCCTTTCAAGAACCCTAAAGAGAGTCTCAAGGGAGATGGGCAGAAAGTTGGGGCCTGGAAGGAAGCTCTGAGGGCTGCTTCCAATATACTAGGCTTTGTGCTTCCTGAAGAAAG GCCGGAGAGTGAGTTTGTTGAGAAAATAGCCAAGGAAACTTTCAGGATGCTGAATGATTTGTCTCCATGTGAGATCAGTGGTTTCCCGGGGATTGAATCACGTTCAAAGGAACTGGAGGATTTATTGATGTTTGATAATGAAAATTGTGTCCGTGCCATTGGGGTTCTCGGCATGACTGGAATCGGCAAGACAACGGTTGCTGACAGCGTATACAAACGAAGCCACCGCCAGTTTGATGGCTACTGCTTCCTTGAAGACGTTGACAAGGAGCTGGAATGGCATACGTTAAGTCATTTGCGGGAGAAACTCCTCTGCAAGTTATTGGATGAAGATGATTTGGATGTCAGAGCGCTTGGAAGATTGGAAGACTTTCTAAGGAACAAGAAGGTGTTTATTGTGCTGGATAATGTGACGAAAGAAAACCAAGTCAAAGATCTCATCGGACCGCTGGAGCAGTACCGGAAAGGAAGTAGAATTGTTATCACAACCAGAGACAAGAAACTTCTGCAGAACAACACTGATGCAACATATCTAGTTCCCCGGTTAAATGACAGGGAGGCTTTGGAGCTTTTCAGCCTTGGTGCATTTCCTGACAACCTCTACCCCACGGAAgaatatctggatctatcaaaCAAATTTGTTTATTATGCTAAAGGGCATCCGTCAGCTTTGAAGTTATTAGGCTCAGGTCTATGCCAGAAGGAAAAAACATACTGGATGGAGAAATGGGAGAGATTAAGGGTAATGCCAGACAAGGAGATCCAGAAAGAGCTAAAGAGGAGCTATGAAGAACTGGATGATGAACAGAGGAGCATATTCCTGGACATAGCATGTTTTTTCAGATCCGAAAAAGCAGACTTCGTTTCGAGCATTCTGAAATCAGACCGTGTCAATGCTGCAGCTGTGATGAGAGAACTTGAAGAGAAGTGTTTGGTGACCATTTCTTATAATCGGCTTGAGATGCATGATCTAATGCATGCAATGGGGAAGGAAATCGGATGTGAGTCGTCCATCAGAAGGGCAGGCAAACGTAGTAGATTGTGGAACCACAAAGATATTCGTCATGTGCTGGAGCAGAGAACG GGAACAGAATGTGTTAGAGGCATCTTTTTCAACATGTCTAATGTCGAAAAGATCAAACTAAGCCCTGACGTATTCATGAGGATGTCGAATCTCAAATTCCTGAAATTCCATAATTCTCATTGTTCTCAGTGGTGTGACAATGACCATAAGTTTCAGTTCTGCGAAGGGCTTGATCACTTTCCAGATGAGCTTGTGTACCTCCACTGGCAGGGGTATCCTTACAATTGCTTGCCATCGGAATTCAATCCAGAAGAACTTGTTGATCTTAATCTGCGTTATAGCCACATCAAACAACTGTGGGAAACTGAAAAG AACACAGAAAATCTAAGATGGGTCGACCTCAGTCATTCAAAAGGCTTGCTGAACTTATCAGGTTTGTCCAAGGCCAAAAACCTTGAACGACTAGATCTTGAAGGCTGTACGAATTTGGCTGCGTTGAGCTCATCAATAGAACAGATGAACAAACTTATTTACTTGAACCTCAGAGAGTGCACAAGCCTAGAGAGTCTTCCAGAGGGAATCAACTTAAAGTCTCTGAAGACTCTGATCCTCAGTGGCTGCTCAAACCTTCAAAAGTTTCAAATCATTTCAGAAAATATTGAATCTCTTTATTTGGAAGGCTCGGCAATCGAACAAGTCGTTGAACACATCGAGAGTCTTTGCAATCTTATTTTACTGAACCTCAAGAATTGCCGCAGGTTGAAGTCTCTTCCCAACGATCTTTACAAGATGAAATCTCTTCAAGAACTGATTCTCTCTGGCTGTTCGGCGCTGGATAGTCTTCCACCCATCAAAGAGGAAATGGAATGCTTAGAGATTTTGCTTATGGATGGAACATCCATCAGACAGACACCTGAAAGGATTTGCTTGAGTAAACTCAAGCTGTTTTCGTTCTGTGGATCTAGCATAAAAGATTCTACATGGTTGGTATTGTTGCCTTTCTCAGGCGACTCTTTCTTATCGGATCTCTATCTCACCAATTGCAATATCTACAAACTGCCGGATAACTTTAGCTCCTTCCACTCGTTGCGATGTCTATGCTTAAGCAGAAACAATATAGAGACCCTACCTGAAAGCATCGAGAAACTTTATTCTCTGTTGTTGCTTGACTTGAAACATTGCCAGAAGCTCCATTCTCTCCCAGTTCTTCCACCTAATCTACAGTATGTAGATGCTCATGGATGTGCTTCTCTGGAAAAAGTTGCCAAACCAGTGACGCTTCCCTTGGTAACTGAGAGGATGCATACTACTTTCATATTCACGGATTGCTTCAAGCTCAACCGAGCTGAACAGGAAAGTATTGTAGATCAGGCCCAACTCAAGAGCCAGCTACTGGCAAGGACATCTCTTCAACATAATCACAAG GGACCAGTTACGGATCCTCTGGTTGCAGTTTGCTTTCCAGGAAGTGACATACCTTCATGTTTCTGTAATCAGAGAATGGGATCTTCCATAGAAACCGACCTGGTTTCACACTGGTGTAACAGTAAATTTATTGGAGTTTCCCTATGTGTTGTTGTCAGCTTCAAGGATCATGAAAGTTATTATGCCAACGGCTTATCTGTAAGATGCAAGTGCAACTTCAAAAATCAAAACGGTCAGTCTATCAGCTTTAGTTTCTGTCTTGGGGGATGGAACGAGTCATGTGGATCATCTTGTCATGAACCACGGAAACTTGGAACTGACCATGTTTTCATTAGTTATAACAAATGTAACGTTCCAGTCTCCCGGTGGAGTGAAGAGAGTAATGACGGTAACAGATGTCGTCCCACTAGTGGCACATTTGAATTTTACCTTACTGATGACACTGAAAGGAAACTAGAAAGCTGCAAGGTGATAAGGTGTGGGATGAGTTTGCTGTATGCTCCAGATGAGAACGACCGTGGATTCCAGGGAACACGGGTTACAGATATTGTGGAGCGTACATCGAGTGAAGCTTTTGTGCCCGTGAAAGGTCTGTCTCAGTCACAAGCTGGAGAAAGAAGGAATGGTATAATAAGAGATGAGATTGTGAGTGTTTGCTCCAAACCTGGAGGTCATTTTGGTCATGAAATCAACTAA
- the LOC108842057 gene encoding disease resistance protein RPP2A isoform X2, giving the protein MFLWNPKDCISDLANRPDPDDGPRRSTVIGKFRNAAVKEFGPKDTSVDKTNYQIVLELDTRGDKSIQKKVMEKVSALSGVYDVSLDTETDTLIIKGDTKLHMVVEEVGNYCDCISANMSIMQPEKEDEKSVLEGKVSAGNLPPSTSGSGDSGSEINTPVVSGKSIITPPNVRNLDMYWYSFQNFLDQRKRPLTLSGCTAKDAIDFLCMRQTSANAEVLVRGLSAACEAYGITPKENPFRSLPVITYLKETRRITREADCVLVFWCSDNLDEDETHFVEAILKELLEQGVTPLTYSLSQRENLDEKMMLYRSNVGIMVVSNSFAYSRQSLDHLVAIMEYCKAKHLVITPLYLKVTPSEILGWEGRFEQVLPSYSDFVQADRIQKWKAALTDMASIDGHQWSKGSQFMLAKKVVRNTCFRLDLKNNKNLVRILALLNHPQPLDAEIEGIWGMAGIDFHRMCKSKGLRQMRDDFLSKVFREEKLGIGACDTKPSFMREWFQKRAILVVLDDVSNARDAEYVFGGFSWFSRGHRIILTSRSKQVLVQCKVKEPYEIQKLYEFESSRLCKRYLKEESAIISELMSCSSGIPLALKVLVSSVSEQHVNDMKEHLQSLRINPPTKIQEAFRRSFDGLDENGKNLFLDLACFFNGENKDHVVQLLDACSFFTYLGICDLIDESLISLLDNKIEIPIPFQDIGRFIVHEEDMDPCERSRLWDSNDIIDVLTNNSGTEAIEGIFLDASDLTCELSPTVFSNMYRLRLLKFYCSNTSGYQCKLSLPQGLDTLPDELRLLHWEHYPLDNLPQKFIPENLVEINMPYSNMEKLWEGKKNLEKLKKIKLSHSRKLTDVLMLSEAMNLEHIDLEGCTSLIDASTSITHLGKLVSLNMKDCCRLQSLPSMVDLTSLKVVNLSGCSELEDIQGFPPNLEELYLAGTPLRELPFSVEDLSELSTLDLENCVRLQKLPSGVRNSRSIVNLKLSGCTSLELGKRKR; this is encoded by the exons ACACACGCGGTGATAAGTCCATACAGAAGAAGGTCATGGAGAAAGTTTCTGCACTAAGTG GAGTCTATGATGTATCCCTAGATACGGAGACTGACACGTTAATCATTAAAGGGGACACTAAACTACACATGGTAGTAGAAGAGGTGGGAAACTATTGCGATTGCATAAGCGCAAATATGAGTATCATGCAAcctgagaaagaagatgaaaagagTGTTTTGGAAGGGAAGGTTTCTGCGGGAAATCTGCCGCCATCAACCTCAGGTTCAGGCGACTCAGGCTCAGAGATCAACACTCCAGTCGTCTCAGGAAAATCCATCATCACACCACCTAACGTGAGGAACCTAGATATGTATTGGTACTCCTTCCAGAATTTCCTTGACCAACGCAAGCGTCCATTGACTCTCTCTGGGTGCACAGCCAAAGACGCCATTGATTTTCTCTGCATGCGGCAGACTTCAGCCAACGCAGAGGTCCTTGTTCGCGGCCTCAGTGCTGCATGTGAGGCATACGGCATTACACCCAAGGAAAATCCTTTCCGCAGCCTACCTGTAATAACATACCTGAAGGAGACGAGGAGGATTACTCGAGAAGCAGACTGCGTATTAGTTTTTTGGTGCAGTGACAACCTTGACGAGGACGAGACACATTTCGTTGAAGCCATCTTGAAAGAGTTACTCGAGCAAGGGGTCACTCCTTTGACATACAGTCTTTCTCAGAGAGAGAACCTAGATGAGAAGATGATGCTTTACAGATCCAATGTTGGTATTATGGTAGTTTCGAATAGTTTTGCTTATAGTAGGCAGTCTCTGGATCATTTGGTGGCAATCATGGAATATTGTAAAGCAAAACACCTTGTTATTACTCCTTTATATCTCAAGGTAACACCTTCAGAAATTTTAGGTTGGGAAGGCCGTTTTGAACAAGTACTTCCGTCGTATTCAGATTTTGTCCAGGCAGACAGAATCCAGAAATGGAAGGCGGCTCTGACTGACATGGCATCCATTGATGGACATCAATGGTCAAAGGG GAGTCAGTTTATGCTTGCCAAGAAAGTAGTAAGGAACACATGCTTCAGGCTAGATTTGAAAAATAACAAGAACCTGGTCAGAATCTTAGCATTGTTAAATCACCCCCAGCCTTTAGATGCGGAAATTGAGGGAATCTGGGGCATGGCAGGAATAG ACTTTCATCGTATGTGCAAGAGCAAAGGGTTGAGGCAAATGCGTGATGATTTCCTCTCCAAAGTATTTAGAGAAGAAAAACTAGGTATAGGCGCTTGTGATACAAAACCGAGTTTCATGAGGGAGTGGTTCCAGAAAAGAGCGATTCTCGTTGTTCTCGATGACGTGAGTAATGCAAGAGATGCAGAATATGTATTTGGAGGGTTTAGCTGGTTTTCTCGTGGGCACCGAATCATTTTAACCTCTAGGAGTAAACAAGTTCTTGTGCAGTGTAAGGTTAAAGAGCCCTACGAGATACAAAAGTTATACGAGTTTGAATCTTCTCGTCTCTGcaaaagatatttaaaagaaGAAAGTGCCATCATTTCCGAACTAATGAGCTGCAGTAGCGGTATACCACTGGCTCTCAAGGTTTTGGTTTCCTCTGTATCAGAGCAGCATGTGAACGATATGAAGGAACATCTCCAAAGCTTGCGGATAAATCCTCCAACCAAGATTCAGGAAGCATTTCGGAGAAGCTTTGATGGACtggacgaaaatggaaagaactTATTTTTGGACCTTGCATGTTTTTTCAATGGGGAGAATAAAGATCATGTTGTGCAGTTACTTGATGCTTGCAGTTTTTTCACGTATTTGGGAATCTGTGATCTCATTGACGAGTCTCTCATTAGCCTTCTGGACAATAAAATAGAAATCCCTATTCCTTTTCAAGACATTGGTCGATTTATTGTTCATGAAGAAGACATGGATCCATGCGAACGCAGCAGATTGTGGGACTCTAACGACATCATTGATGTTCTGACAAACAATTCA GGAACAGAAGCGATTGAGGGAATCTTCCTGGATGCGTCTGACTTAACCTGTGAATTAAGTCCTACTGTGTTTAGTAATATGTATAGACTTAGATTGCTGAAGTTTTATTGTTCCAACACCTCTGGGTACCAGTGCAAGCTAAGTCTACCACAAGGCCTCGACACTTTGCCTGATGAGCTAAGGCTACTTCACTGGGAGCATTACCCTCTGGATAACTTGCCTCAGAAATTTATTCCGGAGAACCTTGTAGAGATAAACATGCCGTATAGCAACATGGAGAAGTTATGGGAAGGGAAGAAA AACCTCGAGAAGCTAAAGAAAATCAAACTGAGTCACTCCAGAAAATTAACTGATGTCCTGATGTTATCAGAAGCCATGAACCTTGAACATATTGATCTCGAAGGGTGTACGAGTCTGATTGATGCTAGCACATCTATTACTCACCTTGGGAAGCTTGTTTCGTTGAATATGAAAGACTGTTGTCGTTTGCAAAGTCTACCTTCCATGGTCGATTTAACTTCTCTCAAGGTTGTTAATTTGTCTGGCTGCTCAGAGCTCGAAGATATTCAGGGTTTTCCACCAAACCTAGAAGAGCTATATCTGGCTGGGACTCCCCTAAGGGAACTTCCGTTCTCAGTAGAGGATCTCAGTGAACTTAGTACGCTGGATCTGGAGAACTGCGTAAGGCTTCAGAAACTGCCATCTGGAGTAAGGAACTCGAGATCTATTGTCAATCTTAAACTGTCTGGCTGCACAAGTCTTGAGCTTGGGAAGCGGAAAAGGTGA
- the LOC108842057 gene encoding disease resistance protein RPP2A isoform X1: MFLWNPKDCISDLANRPDPDDGPRRSTVIGKFRNAAVKEFGPKDTSVDKTNYQIVLELDTRGDKSIQKKVMEKVSALSGVYDVSLDTETDTLIIKGDTKLHMVVEEVGNYCDCISANMSIMQPEKEDEKSVLEGKVSAGNLPPSTSGSGDSGSEINTPVVSGKSIITPPNVRNLDMYWYSFQNFLDQRKRPLTLSGCTAKDAIDFLCMRQTSANAEVLVRGLSAACEAYGITPKENPFRSLPVITYLKETRRITREADCVLVFWCSDNLDEDETHFVEAILKELLEQGVTPLTYSLSQRENLDEKMMLYRSNVGIMVVSNSFAYSRQSLDHLVAIMEYCKAKHLVITPLYLKVTPSEILGWEGRFEQVLPSYSDFVQADRIQKWKAALTDMASIDGHQWSKGSQFMLAKKVVRNTCFRLDLKNNKNLVRILALLNHPQPLDAEIEGIWGMAGIGKTSIAREIFEILAPQYDLCYFLQDFHRMCKSKGLRQMRDDFLSKVFREEKLGIGACDTKPSFMREWFQKRAILVVLDDVSNARDAEYVFGGFSWFSRGHRIILTSRSKQVLVQCKVKEPYEIQKLYEFESSRLCKRYLKEESAIISELMSCSSGIPLALKVLVSSVSEQHVNDMKEHLQSLRINPPTKIQEAFRRSFDGLDENGKNLFLDLACFFNGENKDHVVQLLDACSFFTYLGICDLIDESLISLLDNKIEIPIPFQDIGRFIVHEEDMDPCERSRLWDSNDIIDVLTNNSGTEAIEGIFLDASDLTCELSPTVFSNMYRLRLLKFYCSNTSGYQCKLSLPQGLDTLPDELRLLHWEHYPLDNLPQKFIPENLVEINMPYSNMEKLWEGKKNLEKLKKIKLSHSRKLTDVLMLSEAMNLEHIDLEGCTSLIDASTSITHLGKLVSLNMKDCCRLQSLPSMVDLTSLKVVNLSGCSELEDIQGFPPNLEELYLAGTPLRELPFSVEDLSELSTLDLENCVRLQKLPSGVRNSRSIVNLKLSGCTSLELGKRKR, from the exons ACACACGCGGTGATAAGTCCATACAGAAGAAGGTCATGGAGAAAGTTTCTGCACTAAGTG GAGTCTATGATGTATCCCTAGATACGGAGACTGACACGTTAATCATTAAAGGGGACACTAAACTACACATGGTAGTAGAAGAGGTGGGAAACTATTGCGATTGCATAAGCGCAAATATGAGTATCATGCAAcctgagaaagaagatgaaaagagTGTTTTGGAAGGGAAGGTTTCTGCGGGAAATCTGCCGCCATCAACCTCAGGTTCAGGCGACTCAGGCTCAGAGATCAACACTCCAGTCGTCTCAGGAAAATCCATCATCACACCACCTAACGTGAGGAACCTAGATATGTATTGGTACTCCTTCCAGAATTTCCTTGACCAACGCAAGCGTCCATTGACTCTCTCTGGGTGCACAGCCAAAGACGCCATTGATTTTCTCTGCATGCGGCAGACTTCAGCCAACGCAGAGGTCCTTGTTCGCGGCCTCAGTGCTGCATGTGAGGCATACGGCATTACACCCAAGGAAAATCCTTTCCGCAGCCTACCTGTAATAACATACCTGAAGGAGACGAGGAGGATTACTCGAGAAGCAGACTGCGTATTAGTTTTTTGGTGCAGTGACAACCTTGACGAGGACGAGACACATTTCGTTGAAGCCATCTTGAAAGAGTTACTCGAGCAAGGGGTCACTCCTTTGACATACAGTCTTTCTCAGAGAGAGAACCTAGATGAGAAGATGATGCTTTACAGATCCAATGTTGGTATTATGGTAGTTTCGAATAGTTTTGCTTATAGTAGGCAGTCTCTGGATCATTTGGTGGCAATCATGGAATATTGTAAAGCAAAACACCTTGTTATTACTCCTTTATATCTCAAGGTAACACCTTCAGAAATTTTAGGTTGGGAAGGCCGTTTTGAACAAGTACTTCCGTCGTATTCAGATTTTGTCCAGGCAGACAGAATCCAGAAATGGAAGGCGGCTCTGACTGACATGGCATCCATTGATGGACATCAATGGTCAAAGGG GAGTCAGTTTATGCTTGCCAAGAAAGTAGTAAGGAACACATGCTTCAGGCTAGATTTGAAAAATAACAAGAACCTGGTCAGAATCTTAGCATTGTTAAATCACCCCCAGCCTTTAGATGCGGAAATTGAGGGAATCTGGGGCATGGCAGGAATAGGTAAGACATCCATTGCTagagaaatttttgaaatactAGCTCCACAGTATGATTTGTGCTACTTTCTGCAAGACTTTCATCGTATGTGCAAGAGCAAAGGGTTGAGGCAAATGCGTGATGATTTCCTCTCCAAAGTATTTAGAGAAGAAAAACTAGGTATAGGCGCTTGTGATACAAAACCGAGTTTCATGAGGGAGTGGTTCCAGAAAAGAGCGATTCTCGTTGTTCTCGATGACGTGAGTAATGCAAGAGATGCAGAATATGTATTTGGAGGGTTTAGCTGGTTTTCTCGTGGGCACCGAATCATTTTAACCTCTAGGAGTAAACAAGTTCTTGTGCAGTGTAAGGTTAAAGAGCCCTACGAGATACAAAAGTTATACGAGTTTGAATCTTCTCGTCTCTGcaaaagatatttaaaagaaGAAAGTGCCATCATTTCCGAACTAATGAGCTGCAGTAGCGGTATACCACTGGCTCTCAAGGTTTTGGTTTCCTCTGTATCAGAGCAGCATGTGAACGATATGAAGGAACATCTCCAAAGCTTGCGGATAAATCCTCCAACCAAGATTCAGGAAGCATTTCGGAGAAGCTTTGATGGACtggacgaaaatggaaagaactTATTTTTGGACCTTGCATGTTTTTTCAATGGGGAGAATAAAGATCATGTTGTGCAGTTACTTGATGCTTGCAGTTTTTTCACGTATTTGGGAATCTGTGATCTCATTGACGAGTCTCTCATTAGCCTTCTGGACAATAAAATAGAAATCCCTATTCCTTTTCAAGACATTGGTCGATTTATTGTTCATGAAGAAGACATGGATCCATGCGAACGCAGCAGATTGTGGGACTCTAACGACATCATTGATGTTCTGACAAACAATTCA GGAACAGAAGCGATTGAGGGAATCTTCCTGGATGCGTCTGACTTAACCTGTGAATTAAGTCCTACTGTGTTTAGTAATATGTATAGACTTAGATTGCTGAAGTTTTATTGTTCCAACACCTCTGGGTACCAGTGCAAGCTAAGTCTACCACAAGGCCTCGACACTTTGCCTGATGAGCTAAGGCTACTTCACTGGGAGCATTACCCTCTGGATAACTTGCCTCAGAAATTTATTCCGGAGAACCTTGTAGAGATAAACATGCCGTATAGCAACATGGAGAAGTTATGGGAAGGGAAGAAA AACCTCGAGAAGCTAAAGAAAATCAAACTGAGTCACTCCAGAAAATTAACTGATGTCCTGATGTTATCAGAAGCCATGAACCTTGAACATATTGATCTCGAAGGGTGTACGAGTCTGATTGATGCTAGCACATCTATTACTCACCTTGGGAAGCTTGTTTCGTTGAATATGAAAGACTGTTGTCGTTTGCAAAGTCTACCTTCCATGGTCGATTTAACTTCTCTCAAGGTTGTTAATTTGTCTGGCTGCTCAGAGCTCGAAGATATTCAGGGTTTTCCACCAAACCTAGAAGAGCTATATCTGGCTGGGACTCCCCTAAGGGAACTTCCGTTCTCAGTAGAGGATCTCAGTGAACTTAGTACGCTGGATCTGGAGAACTGCGTAAGGCTTCAGAAACTGCCATCTGGAGTAAGGAACTCGAGATCTATTGTCAATCTTAAACTGTCTGGCTGCACAAGTCTTGAGCTTGGGAAGCGGAAAAGGTGA
- the LOC108839429 gene encoding iron-sulfur protein required for NADH dehydrogenase, mitochondrial, with product MTTTVGLLRSLRRRELHAASVSSAYRFSSASAGGRTTELRLDGVKDIIAVASGKGGVGKSSTAVNLAVAFANKCDLKIGLLDADVYGPSVPIMMNINQKPQVNQDMKMIPVENYGVKCMSMGLLVEKDAPLVWRGPMVMSALAKMTRGVDWGDLDVLVVDMPPGTGDAQITISQNLKLSGAVIVSTPQDVALADANRGISMFDKVRVPILGLVENMSCFVCPHCNEASFIFGKEGARQMAAKKGLKLIGAIPLEMKIREGSDEGVPVVVSSPGSVVSKAYEDLAQNVVNALKELRNNPEKEIQMKLNVPRSRSSRSS from the exons atGACCACCACCGTCGGGCTTCTTCGGTCTCTCCGCCGCCGAGAACTCCACGCAGCTTCTGTCTCTTCGGCGTATAGATTC AGTTCTGCTAGCGCCGGTGGTAGGACGACGGAACTCCGGTTAGACGGAGTCAAAGATATAATCGCCGTTGCGTCTGGTAAAGGCGGAGTTGGAAAGTCTTCGACTGCTG TTAACTTAGCTGTTGCGTTTGCCAACAAATGTGACCTGAAGATTGGATTGCTTGATGCTGATGTGTATGGACCATCTGTTCCTATCATGATGAACATCAATCAAAAGCCTCAAGTCAACCAAG ATATGAAGATGATTCCTGTGGAGAACTATGGAGTTAAATGCATGTCAATGGGACTCCTTGTAGAAAAAGATGCACCACTTGTCTGGAGAGGTCCTATG GTAATGAGTGCTCTTGCTAAGATGACAAGAGGAGTTGACTGGGGAGATCTCgatgttcttgttgttgataTGCCACCTGGAACCGGTGATGCTCAGATTACCATCTCCCAAAATCTTAAACTCtcag GTGCAGTGATTGTATCAACTCCACAAGATGTTGCGCTCGCTGATGCTAATCGAGGAATCTCCATGTTTGATAAAGTTAGAGTACCT ATTTTGGGGCTTGTGGAGAACATGAGTTGCTTCGTCTGTCCTCACTGTAACGAAGCTTCCTTCATATTTGGGAAAGAAGGAGCACGCCAGATGGCTGCAAAGAAGGGTCTGAAACTCATCGGTGCG ATTCCACTGGAAATGAAGATCAGAGAAGGTTCTGATGAAGGTGTTCCTGTGGTTGTCTCTTCGCCTGGTTCTGTAGTATCAAAAGCTTATGAAGATCTAGCTCAAAACGTGGTGAATGCACTCAAGGAGCTACGGAATAATCCAGAGAAGGAGATCCAGATGAAACTTAACGTTCCACGTTCTAGATCTAGCCGCTCATCATAG